Within the Halomonas sp. HL-93 genome, the region TTGAAAAGCCTTTGACGTGAACTCGTGACTGCGCCGCACAATGCCAATTTGCAAATGAGGATGGGATGACGTCGAGGCGTGCTGATATTCCACTAACGACAAGGACGGGCAGCTTATCTTGCTAACGTCTACGCTTAACCTACAATGTGTTCCGCGCGCTAGCAGCCTGACCCGTACTCATTGGCGCGTTTTGATTACCACCAATGTGTGTTGTGAATATTGGCCCTCAAGCCGCCTGATCAACCGAGGCAGCCACACGCTCGTGACCAAGGGGCTCGACCTCAAGCGAGCAAGCAGGCATGGTAGGTATTATTATTCACCATGAGCGAACCAATAAGAGGTTACGTCAATGCCGCACTGTCTAAAGCAAAGCCTATGTATGATGGGACTATTATCGATCTTGATGTTGTCTCCCAACGCCTTCAGCCAACAAGAACCTGGGACGGCTTCCGATGATGATGTCACCACCGAGTCATTCCAGGACTGGGAGGTCCGTTGCCAGCGTAATGGCGAAGGCCCAAGCCCTTGTGCGATGGCGCAATTGATCACTCAACCTGACAGCGACCAGCCCTTGATGCAAGTAATTCTCGACTACCCACCCGAGGCCGATGACCCTGTGATGAGCTTCTTCGTGCCGCTAGGGGTACGTCTAGCCCCGGGCATGCAAATGAGCGTGGATGACGGTGAGCCGATCCAGTTCCCCTATCAGGTCTGCCAGGAGCAAGGGTGCCGTGCCGACGCCCCCATTGAGTCGTCGATGTTGCAGGAACTCCGCAGTGGCACTACGGCAACCCTCAGCATGATTGGTCCACAGGGTGACCGCATGGACCTGGATATTTCGCTGGCCGGCTTTACCGACGCCAGTAATCGCATCGCTCCCTGAGCCTAGGGGCCTTTCCCGACAAAGCCGGCCCACAGGGGCCGGCAAGTCTACTCAGTCGTTATCAACACGAATCGCTACTACGAAATGCACCCGTTTATGACGTACCAATGGAAAAGCCACTTCAAGCGAGCAGCCCTACCAACAGACGCGACGCGTGCTTTTGCGATTGGCGCTTTATGGGGTAGCGCTTAGCAGTTCAGAAAAAGTGGCAGGTAGTAATTCATCGATATAGCTGTCGTTGAACTCGACTAGCCGCGCCAACGCTTCGGGGTCTGGCAACGTTACTTGGTGGCGGTCGCGGATCACGAGCCCCTCTTCGCGCAGCATCGAGAAGGTCCGACTCACGTGTACCGGGCTCATCCCCAGCGCGTCGCCGATCAACTCCTGAGTGAGCGGCATGAGAAAGCCATTGTCCTCCACGGCCCCAATCCGCTTGAGTCGCAGATAGATTTCGTAGAGAAAGTGAGCCAGCTGCTCGTGGGCGGTATACTTGCCGAGGTAGATCAGGCGCTCTGAAAGCAGCGCCTGCTGACGCATCGCGGTGGCCATGATGCCAACAGCCAGGTTTGAACGCCCAAAGAGTTCAAAAAGCTGCTGATAGGAAAACGGGTAGATCACACCTTCATTAATCATCGACGCACTTGCCAAGCGGCGGGTGAAGCCAAAATCGCGAATACCGATGATATCCCCGGGGAGGTAGAACTTGAGGATCTGCTTCGAACCATTTTTCAAGTTGCGATAGGAGTATGCCCAGCCATCCTTGACCACACAGAACAGATCAGCATCCCCATTTTCCAGCCATAGTACCTCGCTGGCTGACATGCGCCGAGGGCTAAGCTCAAGTCCCAGCAACAACGCCTTGTCTTCAGGAGACAAGGCACCTTGGCGACTAAGGCCCCGCATGACGACGGTATCGAGGAGAGCCACTCTATTACCTCTCAGGCAAATGATTTTTTCACATTATTCTAATACACATGCCTAGACTGCCCACTTAACATAGGTTATGGATAACCAGTATTATCAGTCAGTTGGGTGGGTTCTTGCTGGGCGCTGCGCGCCATGACTGGCGCACAACCAAGACGCCCCCGGATTTCCGGGGGCGTAGGTGTTGCTAGGTTCTCAATTTTCCGAGAGTGTTAGAAGCTCTCATTGAGGACCGCTTCCGGGAAGTGGCGACGCAACATCCGGTTCTGGAAGTCGTCCACGAAGCGGCTGTTGATGATGATGATGAACCGCTCGAAGGGAACCTCGCTGTCGAGCTGTTCGATCCCATCGACACTGTGGAATAGCCGGTCATCGCGCAGATGAAGGATATCACCCGGATCCAGGGTGATATCGACCAAGGGTTGCGTGCCGGCCTTGTCTGCGAAGAGGTGGTTTTCACCCCCCGCCACGTTTTCCCGATTGATGACCAGAATACTCAGGGCCTTGCAGCCATCGGCATGAATTCCCTGGCCCTGAAGGGGATCGATGTTGCCTTCTCCACGGACCCCGGTGATCTGCATCAGGATGGGTTCGTGCGCACCGATACTCCACAGCCTTGCCCAGGCGCGAACGAAGGCCTTCACATCGGGGCGTGCCATGAATTCCCGAGTCAGCGGATCATAGTACCGCAGGCGATCCGCCATGCTTTCCGCGTCGTTGAAGGCCCCTCCCTGGGCCATGGGGCATTGGCCCATATCCTCGACATCTCCCTGATCATTCAGGGCGAGCCATGACATCCGCTTCCATCGCTGGTTAACGTAGGGATCGCGCGGCAGGTCAGCGGTAAACCCCTGCCAGGCGGTCAGATCGATTCGATCCCGAATATCGGTTTTCGCCCAATCCTGATGCCTCAGCGCCTCGGTCACTCCCGGATGCCAATAATCGGCGAGTGAATCGGCAAGCATGGAGGTGAGGTCGAAACCGTGCTTGAGAGTATCGAGTTTCATGTTGGTATTCTCCTGTTAACTGGGCGGAATTGCCCGGTGTTGCCGGTGTAAACACCGCGGTCAACAGGATTAAAATGAAAAGATTTGCAACGATATGTCAAAGAAATGTACTAAAAAAGAGTGATTTTTTTAAAAACAGGATCAGACCGTTGATAACGTATATATGTAGGTTCTCCTGCAAATAGGTGTAGGATAATCACAACAAAGTTGCCTATTGTTGCCATTATGATGGCTCTTGACAGTGTGTTTTCTTTAAGTGAATCCCATGACTGCCAGCGATTCCCGACATCACAGAGATTCGGAACGCCTGAAGAAGAACCGCAGGAAGTTTTCCGCTGCGCTCGCGTTGGAGGTGTCAAAGACACCTCCAACTGATGGCATCGATTCGCATGATGCCAGCAGGGAAGAAGTCGCGTTAGTACGCCGCCAGTATCTGGAGAGTGAACAGCGATTCCGCGCCCTGCTGGAGAGTCTGCCAAAGGTGGCGGTTCAGGGGTATGATCGCGATCGGCGAGTGATTTACTGGAATGAGGGTAGCACTCGTCTCTATGGCTATACCGCTGAGGAAGCCCAGGGACAGTTACTGGAAGATCTGATCATTCCTGCCTTCATGCGTGACGAGATGATCCAGGCGCATAGAGCCTGGATCAATGAAGGCATCGATATACCCGCCGATGAACTCGAGCTCAAGCATAAAACGGGTGAACTGGTATCGGTCTTTTCGCAGCATCTGATGCTCAATGAGCATACCGACGCACCCTTGATGTTCTGCGTGGATGTCGATCTTTCCGACCAAAAGCGCGCCCACCGTGACCTGGAATTCGCCACCCGTTTCGACAGGCTCACCCATCTCCCTAACCGCCAGACCTTCGAGGTCGACCTGGACAGTCTGTTGGATTCCTGTCGGCGCCAGGGCAATGGCCTGGCAACCATCTACCTGGACCTCGATCACTTCGTCGAGATCAATGATGCCCTTGGCTATGATCAGGGCGATCGCCTGCTCATTGAGCTGACGCGGCGGCTGAGAGAGTGCCAGCGAATCACTGACCTGGTGTCCCGTGTTTCTAGCGATGAATTCGTACTGGCCTTTCCCGGCGTCCACTTGGCCCCCGATGTCAGACGGGTCGTTCGTCATGTCCAGAATGTCTTCCGGGAACCTTTCGTCCTGGATGGCCGGGAGCGTCACGTCACGGCCAGCCTGGGGGTGGCGCTCTTTCCCGAGAATGGTGAATCGTCACGCGAATTGATCCGTAATGCCGATGTTGCCAAGAATCGTGCCAAGCTGGAGGGCCGGGGTGCTGTACGTTTCTTCGAACAGAAGCTCCATGATGAGCTGGTTCGCCAGCACTATCTCTCGGCGCGACTCGAGGAAGCCCTGGATAACGGTGAATTCTCCCTCCACTACCAGCCCCAGGTCTCGGCGGCCAGTGGGCGAATAGAGAATCTCGAGGCCTTGCTACGCTGGCAGCCTGCCGAGGGCCCGCCGATCTCGCCTGGCGAGTTTATCCCGCTGGCCGAGCGCTCCGGTGTGATCCATCGGCTGGGCGACTGGGTCATCGAAGAGGCTTGCCGCCAGCAGGTGGAATGGCGCGCCAAGGGATTTCATGAGCACCGCATCGACATCAATGTCTCGGGTCGTCAACTGGTGCGCCCCGATGCCCTGAAGAGCTTCGAGGACACGCTGCAGCGTCACGGCTTAGGCCCGCGGGATATCGGCATCGAATTGACCGAGAATGTCCTGATCGAAGCCGACGAGCCCCTCCTCGAGGACCTGCGGCGCCTCTATCATCGCGGTATTCGCATTGCGATCGACGACTTCGGGACCGGTTATTCTTCCCTGAGCTATCTCAAGCACTTTCCAGTCACCGCTCTGAAGATCGATCGCTCCTTCATCCATGACGCTCCCACCCAGCCCAAGGATAGGGCCATCATGGAGGGAGCCATCTTCATCGGTCATCGGTTGGGGTTGGAGGTAGTGGCCGAGGGCGTCGAGAACGCCGAACAGTTGTCATTGCTTCGCGAAATGCATTGCGACCTCATCCAGGGGTTCTTCTTCTACCGTCCGATGCCTGCCAAGGAAATCGACCGCCTGCTGGGCGGTTTCGTGCCTGGTCACGAGGGGCTGTCGAGCTGAGCCTCGTCGTGATTTGACGTACAACCCCCGGGGTTGCCATACCCTGGAGACCTTGCCCTCTTCATCGGCCCGTCCAGTTCGAAATTACCGAGCAGACTCTCATCGCTATTATCGGCTAGATATAGCTGGCTCAGCTCCGAAGCGAAGACCTCCTGTTTCCCAGCCGAATCAATAGCGCAAAGCATCTTTCAACGCGCCAATATGCCCGTATTGTGAAAGGCTGGGTCACCGCAATAGGTCTAGATGCGTCGCACAAAAGCTCGTTGATATACCGTCGCACGAAAAACCTGAAGACAGTGCAACTGCCCCTGGGTAACACAAAGCTGGAAAGCACTGTCAGGTATCTAGGGATAGAGGTAGATGACGCGTTGGAAATCGCAGAACAGACTGAAGTTTGATGCGGATGAACGACGGCCTATTCGGGCCGTCGTTGTCCGGCCAAGAGCGGTCTTTTAGATGTCACTGATGTTATGCTTTAACGCCTAAGCAGAGGCGCCAGCTCCGCTAGCGTCCTGCTGCCTTGATTTGTTATGTGCTTTCAATTCGTCGATGAAAGATTCCCATAACTCAACACACTCCCTTGCCAACTCCAGTGCATCAAGAATTTCTGTGTTGCTCACAATAGTATATTTACACTTCATGACTTCACCACCTCCACTGTCAGTAAGCCAAGTCGATGTACGCCTTTCTCTCCCCGAAATATGCGGTTGGCGTTCAGTGCGCATGGAGCGTGTGAGCTTGCAGTGCTTGGAACCATTGGCCAAGTCGGCACACACCTTCAGAGCTTTATGCTGATCAATATACAGATCAACTTGCTTTGCAGTTATGCCCAATGTGTTCAGGTAAATAATCCAGTCCCTGATGTGATAGCAATGAATGAAGAAAGAAACAACATCGTCATCATACGCATCCTTATCATGGCCTGTGGAGGAGAAAACGCCCTCATAAAACCCCTCGACACGCGATAGATATCTCTTCGCTCTTTCAAATTGTTCCAATGCTGAACTCCCTGAGCACATAACGCGAAGCTTTGCGGCAATTTTGGAGCCGCGCAGCGGTGGAAAAATTGTCCGGCAACAGCGGCTGGTTAAATTGTTACCGCTCACCCTTCAGCTCGTGCCATACCCGAAGAATGATGATGGCACTGACATGTACTGAATAACGGACAACGTGCTTCCCAAAAACCATGTCGCGGATCGAATCAGGTAGCGGTGCAATTTCAACCGGTATCCCCATTTTGGGGAAGTCTGGTAACAATTCGATTTCGCCTACCAGCTCTGCGGCTATCCTGGCTGCCGCTGAGGGATTATAGACTGCGATGAACTCCCTGAGGCGCTTCAAATCTTCAATGGCGTCATCCGTGTAAACCAGTTTCACTTACCTGACCTCGGTGCATCCTGCTCGTTTTCGGTTCCCCAGCTATTGAGCCAACGATGTACCTCGCTGGCATCAACTACTTTCCCTTGGGCGGCTGACTCCATTGCCTCTAGCGTTTGCTTCCAACGCTCTTGCTCAAGCTGTTGTTTTTCGATGTATTCCGAAAGCGCTTGGTTAATCACCCAGCCTTTGCTCCGGTGGAGCCTGCTGGCGATTGCCTCCAGGTGCTGTTCAACTTCTGCCTGAAGGCGAACTGTA harbors:
- a CDS encoding invasion associated locus B family protein gives rise to the protein MMGLLSILMLSPNAFSQQEPGTASDDDVTTESFQDWEVRCQRNGEGPSPCAMAQLITQPDSDQPLMQVILDYPPEADDPVMSFFVPLGVRLAPGMQMSVDDGEPIQFPYQVCQEQGCRADAPIESSMLQELRSGTTATLSMIGPQGDRMDLDISLAGFTDASNRIAP
- a CDS encoding Crp/Fnr family transcriptional regulator; protein product: MALLDTVVMRGLSRQGALSPEDKALLLGLELSPRRMSASEVLWLENGDADLFCVVKDGWAYSYRNLKNGSKQILKFYLPGDIIGIRDFGFTRRLASASMINEGVIYPFSYQQLFELFGRSNLAVGIMATAMRQQALLSERLIYLGKYTAHEQLAHFLYEIYLRLKRIGAVEDNGFLMPLTQELIGDALGMSPVHVSRTFSMLREEGLVIRDRHQVTLPDPEALARLVEFNDSYIDELLPATFSELLSATP
- a CDS encoding 2OG-Fe dioxygenase family protein, whose amino-acid sequence is MKLDTLKHGFDLTSMLADSLADYWHPGVTEALRHQDWAKTDIRDRIDLTAWQGFTADLPRDPYVNQRWKRMSWLALNDQGDVEDMGQCPMAQGGAFNDAESMADRLRYYDPLTREFMARPDVKAFVRAWARLWSIGAHEPILMQITGVRGEGNIDPLQGQGIHADGCKALSILVINRENVAGGENHLFADKAGTQPLVDITLDPGDILHLRDDRLFHSVDGIEQLDSEVPFERFIIIINSRFVDDFQNRMLRRHFPEAVLNESF
- a CDS encoding putative bifunctional diguanylate cyclase/phosphodiesterase; the protein is MTASDSRHHRDSERLKKNRRKFSAALALEVSKTPPTDGIDSHDASREEVALVRRQYLESEQRFRALLESLPKVAVQGYDRDRRVIYWNEGSTRLYGYTAEEAQGQLLEDLIIPAFMRDEMIQAHRAWINEGIDIPADELELKHKTGELVSVFSQHLMLNEHTDAPLMFCVDVDLSDQKRAHRDLEFATRFDRLTHLPNRQTFEVDLDSLLDSCRRQGNGLATIYLDLDHFVEINDALGYDQGDRLLIELTRRLRECQRITDLVSRVSSDEFVLAFPGVHLAPDVRRVVRHVQNVFREPFVLDGRERHVTASLGVALFPENGESSRELIRNADVAKNRAKLEGRGAVRFFEQKLHDELVRQHYLSARLEEALDNGEFSLHYQPQVSAASGRIENLEALLRWQPAEGPPISPGEFIPLAERSGVIHRLGDWVIEEACRQQVEWRAKGFHEHRIDINVSGRQLVRPDALKSFEDTLQRHGLGPRDIGIELTENVLIEADEPLLEDLRRLYHRGIRIAIDDFGTGYSSLSYLKHFPVTALKIDRSFIHDAPTQPKDRAIMEGAIFIGHRLGLEVVAEGVENAEQLSLLREMHCDLIQGFFFYRPMPAKEIDRLLGGFVPGHEGLSS
- a CDS encoding type II toxin-antitoxin system RelE/ParE family toxin gives rise to the protein MKLVYTDDAIEDLKRLREFIAVYNPSAAARIAAELVGEIELLPDFPKMGIPVEIAPLPDSIRDMVFGKHVVRYSVHVSAIIILRVWHELKGER
- a CDS encoding CopG family ribbon-helix-helix protein, which codes for MSVTTVRLQAEVEQHLEAIASRLHRSKGWVINQALSEYIEKQQLEQERWKQTLEAMESAAQGKVVDASEVHRWLNSWGTENEQDAPRSGK